Genomic segment of Deltaproteobacteria bacterium GWC2_65_14:
CCGTCAATTTCAATCCGTGGGCCTTCAGCGGCTCCAGGATCAGGCTCTCCTGGATGCGCTGCTGCGACCCTCCCGCGCCGATCGGGTATTTCCCCAGCAGATCGAGCCGAAGGATGGGCGAGTAGCCGTCGTCTTCGGTCACCAGGAAGGCCACTCCCCCGATCAGGTCTTCCAGAACCGGCATGTCTTTATCGAGATGCCCCTGGAATTTCATCCCCAGCTTGGCGAGCGACCCCCCGGCCACGACGGCCACCTTTCGGAACAACCCGGCCTTGACCAGAGCGGCCGCGTGGAGAATGCCGTAATGGGGGCCGACGCAGAAGGATTTGACGTCGCAGGAGATGGCGCTGCGGCACCCGGCCATTTCGCCGATGGCGCGGGCCAGGTTGCCACCGCCCCGCTGATACCGGTCGCCGGCTGCCTCCTCCGAACAGCTGATGATGAAATCGATCTCCGATGCATCGCATTTCGAACGGTCCAGCAGATGCCGGAGCGCCAGAAACGCCGAAGCCTTGGTCATCAGATTCTCCATCAGCACGAGGGCCGCAAGCGATTCGTCCTCGTCATGATGCCTCTGAAAACAGCCGATCAGGGCACCCTGATGGTAGAGAGGCACCGAATGGTCCAGGTCTATTTTCTTCCGTATTTCCTCTCCGCTTTTGCCATGGCGCAACTTCTGAAGCAGATCGTCGGATCGGCACAGGGGATGATCGGCGATCGCCGGCAGAGCGATTTCCTTCAGAAAACGGTTTTCCAGCCAGACCAGGTCGTAGGAGGATTCGTCCGTCGCCGCCTTCAGGAGAGCGTAGAACTCCTCCTGGGGCATGATCTCCCCGAACGGGCCGGTCCGGCCGAACGCGCCGTCACGATTCAGGAGATGTCGGAACCACGGCTTTTCCAGCGATCGAAGCGCGTCCGGCTCCATGTTTCCGATGAAGACCTGATTGGGGGCGTAGCGCACGGCTTCCTCAAAGGTACGTAAACGACCTTTTATTTTTTCCTCGAGGTCCGGATGCTTCTTTATCTCTCTGGATGGCTTGGAGCCGTGACGTACGAAATCGGGAAGATGAACGAGGATATTGGCACATGCCTGGATGATGACCTGGCTTGCAATCACATCAGTTCCCCAGGATATCGTTCAAGCGGTCTTCGATCTGTTTTTCGGTTGAGTCGTCGAACCCGTCGATCCGGAGAACGTTTTGTCCGCCCTTGAAAAACAGAAGCGCCGGAACACCCACGATCTTGAACCGGGCACAAAGGCCCTGGCTGTTCCAGGCGTTGACCTTGACGACCTTGACGTTCGGGAATTTCCTGGCCGCCCGCTCCAGGACGGGAACGAGGGCCTTGCAGGGGGCGCATGGAGGAGTGAAGAAGTCCACGAGAACGGGAATCCCCGACTCCACCACCTCTTTCTCGAAATCCCCCTCGCCGACCTCGACGAGATGCTCTCCCATGCTCATCCGGATGGATCCCCGTCGTTGGCCGGTGTCATGAAAAGACGGTCTGCTCTTCGACGGGTGTCTGGAGCGCGGCAAACGCTTTCTTCAACAGGTTCCGCCGCAGCTCTTTCTCTTCCGCCAGCGGGAGCTTGGGGTTTCCCAGCGGATGGGGTATGGCGACGGCCGGAACGATCCTGTTGGCCCCCACGGTCTGCGATATGGTGATGATGGAGCACACGTGAGCCACCGGAATCCCCGCCCTCTCGATCTCTTTTGCCATCGTTGCCCCGCAACGAGTGCATGTTCCTCAAGTGGAAGTGAGGATGACGGCCTGGACTCCGTCCCGGATCAGCTCGACCGCGATCTCCTTCGCGAATTTCCGGGCGTTGTCCACCGAGGTCCCGTTTCCCACGGTGGCGTAATACCACGGGTGCGGCTTGAACCCCAGCTCCTTTTCCAGCTCCCTCATCATGTCGATGGGAAGCACCCGGTTGGGATCCTCGTTGGCATAGGTGTTGTCGTATCCGCCGTGCGCGGACTGATGGGTTTTGGCATCCAGCGTCTCCAGTCCCTCCAGGGAATATTTCCCGTACTTGGAGGCGCTCGAGCTTTCGATATGGTCCGGATTTCCCTTGGGTACGATGCCGCCGGAGGTGACCAGGGCGATCGTTATCCCCTTCAGGTCGGCAAGGGCCGGCCGCGGCTCGACACGGTCGAAAAAGGGGATCGGATATTCGGTGTCGAACGGCTCCCCGTGGATCTTCCGAAGAAGCATGTCTATGGCGCGCCGGTAGGCCGGCTCCTCATGGAAATAATTCTTCCGGATGCCCTGCTCGAAGCACCCTTCGGCCTTGGGGAACTCGATCTCCTCCCCGCGCAGCCTCTTGATGCAGAGCCGGACCATCTTCCGGACCGCATCTTCCATGCCGGTCACGTTGTTGGCGGATTCGACGATCAGAACCGTCTTCCGGTACTGGTCCACCCCCGGGTTCTCCTTGTACATGGCGGTGACGGAAGGAATGCCCAGCGGCTCCAAAACCTGGCAGATCGCGCCGCAGGCCATTCCGTATCGTCCGGCATTGAACGCCGGCCCGGCGACGACCAGATCCGGACGGTGTCCCTGGATCGCGGGAATCAGTTCCCGAAGGACCTTTTCCTGGTTGTCGGCGAAATAGCTGTCGCCGCAGACGACCGTGGCGACGATTTCGACGTCCGCGTTCTCCTCGCGGAACATCTTCTCCAGGAGGCGGCCGGGTCCCTGCGGACCCTGGATCGTGAAGGGCTCGCAGTCGGCCTTCTCTTCGCCGCCCACGCCCCCGAAGAACTGGTTCACGTAATGGACGATCCGGGTTTTCCTGTTTCGGGAGGTCGCGGCCATCTATTTGAACCTCGAGGATATTCTTTCGAAACCCAGCTGGTTGGTGGACCCGATGAGCGCCTGCAGCTCGATGGCGACGCTGCCGCCCGGAAGGCGGCATTTGTTGGAGCCGCCGGCCAGCTCCGTGATGACGCGGTCGTCTCCGATCACCTTTTCCAGCGGCGGAAGCACGATCACTTCGTTGGCGTTTCCGGTGGACACGATCGCGTCGGCCTTCGGG
This window contains:
- a CDS encoding glycine reductase; the encoded protein is MAKEIERAGIPVAHVCSIITISQTVGANRIVPAVAIPHPLGNPKLPLAEEKELRRNLLKKAFAALQTPVEEQTVFS
- a CDS encoding beta-aspartate methyltransferase, which codes for MAATSRNRKTRIVHYVNQFFGGVGGEEKADCEPFTIQGPQGPGRLLEKMFREENADVEIVATVVCGDSYFADNQEKVLRELIPAIQGHRPDLVVAGPAFNAGRYGMACGAICQVLEPLGIPSVTAMYKENPGVDQYRKTVLIVESANNVTGMEDAVRKMVRLCIKRLRGEEIEFPKAEGCFEQGIRKNYFHEEPAYRRAIDMLLRKIHGEPFDTEYPIPFFDRVEPRPALADLKGITIALVTSGGIVPKGNPDHIESSSASKYGKYSLEGLETLDAKTHQSAHGGYDNTYANEDPNRVLPIDMMRELEKELGFKPHPWYYATVGNGTSVDNARKFAKEIAVELIRDGVQAVILTST